In Uranotaenia lowii strain MFRU-FL chromosome 2, ASM2978415v1, whole genome shotgun sequence, one genomic interval encodes:
- the LOC129741052 gene encoding uncharacterized protein LOC129741052: MASRVSFKSPSFGNITRSDSNKRKPKETGLLYTHASGSDAPKVTDVALQVRHQQSKPCFCCGREGHRVAECPQFKAASVDERCKLVQLKKLCRTCLNSHGKWPCRSWTGCGVEGCRHKHHTLLHPSTNNNQNISFSASHVSSEDLTWALFRVVPVVLYGKSRSQLIFAFIDEGSSYTLIEESVANQLDLDGPKQPLTLQWTGNVTREEQQSQLVEMNISAKSSTRQYQLNHVRTVRRLMIPSQTLKYRELSRRFPHLRGLPVEDFELVQPQLLIGLDNLRLCVPLKLREGGPKDPIGAKCRLGWSIYGCVSGNPTTPAVLNLHLGAISDPDREMNEQLRDYFELESSGVKIPNSILDTEDDKRARQLLQETTRRLESGIGFETGLLWKTDDLNFPDSYPMASRREECLGRRFARDPQLEAKVREQIADYVRKGYAHQATLEELTSVAPERVWYLPLGVVTNAKKPGKIRLIWDAAAKVGGTSFNSNLLKGPDLLTPLLQVLYQFRQFPVAVCGDLMEMFHQIKIRFPDCQSQRFLFREHPTAKPKVYIMDVATFGSTCSPSSAQFIKNLNAQELASEYPRAAVAIANNTYVDDYLGSFMSIDEAVEVVNEIKLVHSKGGFTLRRFLSNEAEVLRGIAEFAEVEDKVLTLERGEKSESVLGIKWLSKDDVFIYSFTLRDDLKQILNEQHIPTKREVLKVVMRLFDPLGFISFFLVHGKILMQDIWARGTQWDENVPHDLYVRWREWTNLFPDLDKVRIPRCYFPSSFPKNLENLQIHVFVDASEAAFSSVAYFRLEMDGAVEVAFVGSKTKVAPLKTVSIPRLKLKSAVLGTRLLNSISSQHTFRIGHRYMWSDAGVCLAWIRSKDHRKYHQFVSVRVGEILMSTDPRDWRWVPSKMNVADQATKWKEGPQLSMQNPWFRAPEFLYEPEKQWPKERTVQTTNEDLRTVHLNLGHFSPNPAIIDTTRFDSWTKLLRTTAFTFRYIDNFKRDLVGEPLELGLLTQKELERAERLLWRIAQAESYPEEIALLSETQGPPESRHSVVKKSSTIYKYWPFLDEHGVLRMRGRIGAAPFAPTEAKFPTILPRKNYITFLIVDRYHRRFRHANRETIVNEIRQRFEIPKLRSLVYKVAQKCSWCQVMKARPRPPAMAPLPKFRLTAFVRPFTSVGLDYFGPVLVKVGRRNENAGWPFSRA; encoded by the coding sequence ATGGCCAGTAGAGTCTCTTTCAAAAGTCCGAGCTTTGGAAACATTACCCGATCGGATTCGAATAAGCGTAAGCCGAAAGAAACGGGACTATTGTATACTCACGCATCCGGATCGGATGCACCGAAAGTGACAGATGTTGCTTTGCAAGTTCGCCATCAACAAAGTAAGCCTTGCTTCTGTTGCGGACGTGAGGGACATCGGGTAGCTGAGTGCCCACAGTTTAAAGCAGCCAGCGTGGACGAGCGTTGTAAATTAGTCCAGCTAAAGAAATTATGTAGAACTTGCTTGAATAGTCACGGAAAGTGGCCTTGCCGGTCCTGGACAGGATGCGGAGTTGAAGGATGTCGCCATAAACACCACACACTTCTCCATCCATCAACCAACAACAACCAGAATATCAGTTTTTCCGCCAGTCACGTGTCCTCGGAAGATTTGACCTGGGCACTTTTCAGAGTGGTtccggttgtcctctacggaAAGAGTCGCTCTCAACTGATCTTCGCCTTCATCGATGAGGGCTCCTCTTACACCCTGATAGAAGAATCCGTCGCTAATCAACTCGACTTGGATGGCCCTAAGCAGCCGCTCACTCTGCAGTGGACTGGGAATGTAACCCGGGAGGAACAGCAGTCGCAGCTAGTGGAAATGAATATTTCCGCGAAAAGTTCTACTCGCCAGTACCAACTGAACCATGTTCGCACTGTTCGTCGTCTAATGATCCCCTCACAAACTTTAAAATATCGTGAGCTGTCACGCCGCTTCCCTCACCTACGTGGCCTTCCGGTAGAAGATTTTGAACTCGTTCAGCCACAATTGCTGATAGGTCTGGACAATCTACGACTTTGTGTACCATTGAAGCTCCGTGAAGGCGGCCCAAAGGATCCGATCGGGGCAAAGTGCAGATTGGGTTGGAGTATATACGGATGTGTTTCTGGAAATCCGACCACACCAGCCGTCTTAAATCTACATCTCGGGGCGATATCCGATCCAGATAGGGAGATGAACGAACAACTTCGTGATTACTTCGAACTGGAAAGTTCGGGTGTAAAGATTCCGAACAGTATTCTTGACACCGAAGATGACAAACGGGCGAGGCAACTCCTGCAAGAAACAACACGACGATTGGAATCAGGTATCGGATTCGAGACTGGGCTTCTTTGGAAGACTGACGACCTGAATTTTCCTGACAGCTACCCCATGGCTTCCCGTAGGGAAGAGTGCTTGGGAAGAAGATTTGCACGGGACCCACAACTGGAGGCAAAAGTTCGTGAGCAGATAGCAGACTACGTGCGTAAAGGGTATGCGCATCAAGCCACATTGGAAGAGCTGACGTCTGTTGCACCGGAACGTGTGTGGTATCTCCCTCTGGGCGTCGTGACCAATGCTAAGAAGCCAGGAAAGATCAGATTAATCTGGGATGCGGCAGCCAAGGTTGGTGGAACATCTTTCAACTCGAACCTTCTCAAGGGGCCAGACCTCTTAACCCCACTTCTGCAAGTTCTCTACCAGTTCCGCCAGTTCCCTGTAGCAGTGTGCGGCGATTTGATGGAAATGTTCCATCAAATCAAGATTCGATTTCCCGATTGCCAATCTCAACGGTTCCTCTTCCGTGAGCACCCAACGGCGAAGCCGAAGGTCTACATCATGGACGTGGCCACATTCGGTTCTACGTGTTCCCCGTCTTCAGCCCAATTCATCAAAAATCTCAACGCCCAAGAGCTCGCTTCAGAGTATCCTCGCGCAGCTGTAGCCATTGCAAACAACACCTACGTAGATGATTACTTGGGCAGTTTCATGTCGATTGACGAAGCGGTGGAGGTCGTAAATGAGATAAAGCTGGTGCATTCCAAGGGCGGTTTCACGCTACGACGCTTCTTATCCAACGAAGCGGAAGTCTTGCGAGGAATCGCAGAGTTTGCTGAAGTCGAAGACAAGGTTCTTACTTTGGAGAGAGGGGAGAAGTCAGAATCGGTGCTGGGAATCAAGTGGCTGTCGAAAGACGACGTTTTCATCTATTCATTTACACTTCGAGATGACCTCAAACAAATCCTGAACGAGCAGCACATTCCTACTAAACGCGAGGTCCTCAAAGTAGTAATGCGCTTATTCGACCCCCTCGGTTTCATCTCGTTTTTCTTAGTGCATGGGAAAATCCTCATGCAGGATATCTGGGCCCGAGGAACGCAGTGGGACGAAAATGTTCCGCATGATCTCTACGTGCGATGGCGAGAATGGACGAATCTGTTTCCAGACTTAGACAAAGTACGAATCCCACGATGTTACTTTCCATCTTCATTCCCTAAGAATCTCGAGAATCTGCAAATACATGTCTTCGTAGACGCGAGTGAGGCCGCTTTCTCTAGCGTGGCCTATTTTCGCTTAGAGATGGATGGAGCGGTTGAAGTTGCTTTCGTTGGATCCAAAACTAAGGTGGCTCCACTCAAGACAGTCTCAATTCCTCGACTCAAACTAAAATCCGCTGTTCTAGGAACACGTCTCCTGAATTCTATATCAAGCCAACACACCTTTCGCATAGGCCACCGATACATGTGGAGTGACGCAGGAGTCTGCCTAGCGTGGATTCGTTCCAAGGATCACCGAAAATATCACCAATTTGTTTCCGTACGGGTCGGTGAAATTCTAATGTCAACGGATCCCAGAGACTGGAGATGGGTTCCATCAAAAATGAATGTGGCCGATCAAGCAACCAAGTGGAAAGAAGGACCACAACTATCGATGCAGAATCCGTGGTTCCGGGCACCAGAGTTCTTGTACGAACCCGAGAAACAATGGCCGAAAGAGCGCACTGTCCAGACAACAAATGAAGACCTTCGAACAGTGCACTTAAACCTTGGGCACTTCTCTCCAAATCCTGCAATCATCGACACAACTCGCTTCGACTCCTGGACTAAATTGCTTCGAACCACGGCCTTCACATTCCGCTATATTGACAACTTCAAACGGGACCTAGTCGGTGAACCATTGGAGCTCGGATTGCTCACCCAGAAAGAACTCGAACGCGCTGAACGCCTGCTTTGGAGAATTGCTCAAGCAGAATCGTATCCCGAGGAGATTGCGCTACTTTCCGAAACACAAGGCCCCCCTGAAAGTCGTCACAGTGTTGTCAAGAAGTCCAGCACCATCTACAAGTATTGGCCGTTCCTGGATGAGCATGGTGTTTTGCGAATGCGTGGCCGTATCGGTGCTGCGCCATTCGCACCGACAGAAGCTAAGTTTCCCACGATTCTCCCCCGAAAGAACTATATTACATTTTTGATTGTCGACAGATATCATCGTCGTTTCCGACACGCAAATCGGGAAACCATCGTCAACGAGATCCGGCAACGTTTCGAAATTCCCAAGCTGAGGTCCCTCGTCTACAAGGTGGCGCAGAAGTGTTCCTGGTGTCAGGTGATGAAGGCCAGGCCTAGACCTCCAGCCATGGCACCACTTCCAAAATTTCGGCTGACAGCATTCGTGCGCCCTTTCACATCTGTAGGCTTAGACTATTTCGGGCCAGTTCTCGTAAAGGTTGGCAGACGCAATGAAAACGCTGGGTGGCCCTTTTCACGTGCCTGA